AATCACAACATAAACTTGATTATTCGAGaatcaataaattaataaatacaaatataaatatactatataatatatatataatataataaatataaatatagcacAATTCCCATACAAACATAAATACCAATTCATATCATCGTAGGACAAGTGGCATCCCCGATTCAATTCCTGTATGGACCAAGCCTGGCAGAAGAAAATTCATTTGATTCATTTCACCACAAAGCTACTGCTATAGCTCAGTCCCTAGGCTTTACACCGCCGGCTCGTCAGGTacgttattttttgttaatgtgaTTCAAGACGATGTCGTGTGAAACAAAGATTGCCCAAATGGTCTAAAACTTCAATAAACACACGCAGAGTCCCAGAAATATTTGACACAAGCCTTTGAAAAATATGTTGTGGCATTTTTTCCTCCTGATGAAGCCAAAGTGTGTCAAAACGCACTTTATTGAGGATGAGTTACACTGCGCTGTTTGATGCTAGCTGCGCGGCGCCTTCTGGAAGTGTTCTGGATATATAATTGCTGTTTATTTGCCGTGTCGTTGGTGTTCCCATCTCTCGTGTTTTTAGATATTATGGAAGTAAAGGCTTTCTGTGGATGAACGTGTTTGCACAAGTCCGTTTGTGAGTGAATCACAACACACATATATCATAAATTGTCACGCTGTTAGACATATTACATTACTTTTTCCGCTTTCCCCATTTGGGAaggatattttctttaatatacatttatttggtggttattattttcactatatatttttgattggTATGCGAATTACACATCATGGTTGAACATGTAAAACACACGGCCTGTCCAGCATATGTAGTCAGGGTCACCGTCAGTGGGGCATGGGCAGTAGGGTTCTAGGCTGGAGGCAGTTTAGTCAGTATGAATTACCGCTATACATCTAAGGGCCTGGGGGGTCATTAGGAAGGTTGGGACCTTAGGAAGGGGATAGATATGGGGACGGGGCAGATGGACAATCAGACAGAAATTGTCGAGTCAGAGGAGTTTACTTGggggagagggaaatggaagtcATAGTGGGGGATACGCTGGCAAGACCAGCAATGTGAGTCTCACCTGTGGAATGGCTCTTTGAGACATGCAGGAGCCAAGCAGGACTCATTCACTGAAAATACAAATGTTATTCCCGATTTCTAtcggcttttttttcttctcctcaaTGACTAGCGAGCTCGACCAAGTGTCAAGCTCAAGCCTCCAGAAACGATGAGAAGAGAGAAGGAAGAGATGGAGGTGTGTAGACTGTAACGTCTGACGACGGTTTTGGTAGTAATTAAGTATTGTGGCTCTTATTGCTACTTGGTTGTACATGAAAGTAAACGAGCCGCAGAACGTCGAATCTCCTTGGTCTTCACTCCATAGACAATGGGGTTCAGCATGGGTGGGATGAGGAGATATAGATTGGAGAGGATCACGTGAATGTAGGGAGCGATGTGGCCAATCCGATGGGTGAGAAAGGAAAAGAGTCCCAAGGAATAAAATACGAGGATGACACAAACGTGGGACGTGCACGTGCTGAAGGCTTTGTTCCTGGACGTCCTACAGGAAAGTTGCAGAACGGCCTTCAGGATTAATGAATAGGAGACTGTGATGAATGCAACATCAAATGCGATGACCAGCAAGACAACTGTCAGCCCATAGGCGTTATTTACTGTAGTATTGGTACAAGCTAACTTCACTACAGACATGTGGTCACAGTATGAGTGAGGGATATGGTGAGTGTGACAATAAGGAAGCCAGCTGGCCATCAGAGGACATGGGGTGACTATGGCAGTCCCTCTGATAAGAAGCGCTAAGACAATTTTAATTATTAGCGTGTTTGTCAGCATGGTTGTGTAATGTAGGGGGGTGCAGATGGCCACGTACCTATCAAAAGCCATCGCCAAGAGAACCCCTGACTCCAGCGAGGTGAAGCAATGGACGAAAAACATCTGAATGAGGCAAGACACAAAGTCGATCTCACGGAGGTCAAACCAGAAGATGCCGAGCATTTTCAGGGCGATGGAGGTCGAGAGGACAACGTCAGTGATGGACAATGTGGACAGAAAGTAGTACATGGGACTGTGGAGTCTCCGCTCCACGATGATGAGGAGCATCATGCTCATGTTGCCTAATATTGCTGTTAGGTACATGAAGAACAGGGGCACAGATAGCCGTGCGTGGGCCACCTCCAGGCCAGGGACTCCaatgagaaaaaatacattggggCGAGGAAAAGAGTTGTTTGACGGGCCCATTTCTCCAAGGTGACGGCGTTCTTGCCTGTGATTAGAAATgtgcatttattacatttatggtTATTTTAGGGTCATAACCATTATAAAGATACCAACATTTCTAAGATTTTTTTAACGCACTAAGCTTGGGAACAATTCCAATCGCGCTGAGAAATTTGACCCGGAATTGGTCAGTTTCTGGTTTGATAAGTAAGGCTCAGCTTTAGTTTGTGCCGCCCCGGAATTCCCTGTGTGATTATTTATGACATAAACGAAGCGCCAGCTGGTAGCATTATTACAAAATGAACTATAGCATTAAATCCGACACTATATAAAACGAAGAGCGGGAAGAGGACTCTGTtcctaggagcttacaatcgGTTTTATTTAGTAGGTAATTACAAGACAGTTGGGTGAATTCACAGAGACCCTTAGAGTTTTAAAGGGGATATCCCACCAAtttaaaaatacgttttcagaaatatttttagGGAAATGGACAAAAAATATGGGTAAAATAATTTTCTGCCTTCACCCCGTCACCCAAGTTATTTCAACACTTTGCCTTTGCCTGGAAGATTTGGGGGATCGAGGAGATCTGATTATACATCAGTAATAGGAGCAGAGCAATCCCCCCTGCTCACAGATGGTCCAAGAGCCCCGGGCCCCTGAATGCTCGTACCCCTCACTGCAACCCTGAGATATCACAGAGGGGCTGCGCATGCAGATCCTAAATCAGAGAAGTAGCAAGAAACTTCCAGAGCGAAGCTTCATCCCACCCAACAGCCCCGAAGCAGGTAATCATTTACTCACATTTACCCCGGGCTGGGATCATTCAGCAAAGACAGCAAAGAACGGGAATCAGCAAACGCCTCTCGTCTTTTATTAACGAGAAatgatggttggagtgtccTGCGGGGGCCGATTCCTCCCGAGACCGAGCGACATCTCTTCTCGCCCGCAGCATCTGCCTCGCGGATAAATGAATCCCTCGGCTGGGAAATAAATCCCAACTGAGATCAATGAATCTATTCTGTGATGGCAAAAACGGGGCGAGGATTCTCTGGTATTAAATAAATTCACAGTCGGTTAACCAATTATTCTCTAATCATGAATTGTTCAAATGATCACGTTTTCATGATTGAATGCGAGACGGCACGGCCCCCCACAGGACCCCATTACCCAATTCTCGTATGAACATTGTGGGGACAAATTAGTTACTTTCCATCCCCCCCATAACGAGGTTATCCTATAAACCCGAAACAATATCTTTTGTGCGTCTGGATTTACAATACATGGGGGGTCAGGAGAGGAAAGGTAAGTTGCTGTGTCGCCGGCACAGAGGGGCCACTGGAACCCAAGAGGTGGTGCAGATAGACAAGAGGCCCCAGAACTGCCCCCGGAGGCACCAACAGAGAGGGTAGGGGAGAGGAAGACGCGACACAGAAGGAGACGGTAAAGGTACCACGAGAGAGGTCGGATTTAAGCCAGGAGACAGCCGTGTCACggataccaaaaaaataaagggtTTGCAGGACAAGGAGGGTATGTAAATAACATTGACAGATcctgggggggcaagggggcaaTTGACCCCCCCAAGACATTGGGAGATCAGGGGGCAACAGGGGAAATGAATTTGGATATGTTAGCGTGTGAACGTGTGTCTTTGTCTTTGACATGAGTGCCTACCTAGGTATGTTAGAGTCTTTGTTTGGGTGTGTTagtgcgtgtgtatgtgggtatttAAGTGTGCCCACATGTGTctttgtttgggtatgttagtgtgggtgtgttagtgtgggtaTGTCTGGctgtgttagtttgagtgtctgggtgggtgtcattgtgttagtgtgtgtatgtctggctgtttttttgtcattgtgttagtgtgggtgtgttagtgtgtgtatgtctggctgtttttttgtcattgtgttagtgtgggtgtgttagtgtgtgtatgtctggctgtttttttgtcattgtgttagtgtgggtgtgttagtgtgggtatgtgtgaagtgtgttttAGTTACGAGTGTcttgactgttgtagcttcgattctccgggctaggcttaactccccattaaaAACCCCCCAATAATGACCCCGCACACCATaaatatggataagaaaaggccacagccaattttatttattagagtcattgtcacgccaaaacctgaaacaataaacatcggtgcgttaacaaggacaacgactcaaacaccaacatgtaaatatatacaataaacacaatgaacacaccaagcttgccaagcaatccaggtaccataaccaaatgccacttaaggaagggacacaccgagatgcccccaccctgacctgaggttccagcactgacagccaagaacctcccaccagatgttaccaaccattcacttaccaccacattaaccccctggatacctggcaagctgccgccccacagactgtgacaaacgacacaaacctacaaacaaaagaaaaagggagagagggTGGGActcgcaaccaggtaagctaaccacaaaaaatggttcctgagcccgggaaagcagccacttatataatcttcccccaactccacccccgaaattcccgccaaaaagcctacccctcctccgcacaacagtcaaggcccattatagcccatgctggccccccgtgggcatcagtATGTGGGTGTTGGTGCtgaatgtctagttgtgttagtgtgagtgtcagtgtgcATTAGTGTAGGTGCCCTCCTTTAGGTCAGGTGCTGGATTCACTCTTGGTAAAGGACCCAATCGCCAGGAGCGAATCATTACCAACTCGAGCCTAAACTCCTAGTGGTCTTCCAAAATGGCGGCTCTCCAATCCTTCATAAAGCATGGATTATTCGCTCAGAGCCTCGTTAGCGTGTCCATGGGTGGCAGTGGGGTAAATTCTGAGGGAAGGGGGTATTGACCCATGAGCAGATTCTCTTGTGACATTTTGACTCCTTGCAATACTGTCCTGCTATACATGGCTTTGGGAAGGTGGGGATCCTGTAGGCACAACTGTAGGACCCTCGGGGCACAGTTTGCTGTCGGGCCCAACTGGGGGCGGAGGGTTAAAACATGTAGGACCTGTAAATATTGTGGGATCATGGGAGGGAAAAAGGGTCCTGCAGGTCTGAGAACGTGCGCAGAGTACGCCGGTAGAATATCTGCCTGAGAGAATTGATGTTGTTGGCAATCCAGTTGGTGAATGATGTGTGGGGAATGTGATCCTTCAGACAGTGGGCTGTCTCCAGCAAATGGCTTCGGAAATTACAGGTGAGTTCTGTATTTACCCCGCAGGTACGGAGGGTAGGTCCCATCTTACCCGAGGTCATCCACAGGTCATCACGTATTGCATGCGGTTGAAAAAATATGAGCCAAtctactgatttatctatacattatacagggggccggtcactgatttatctatacattatacaggggccggtcactgatttatctatacattatacaggggccggtcactgatttatctatacattatacaggggccggtatATTTCAACTATTTCATCTCCTGCATTTACCATGGAGGCTGGTTGGGGCCAAACTGCAGGAATAACACACAGGGCTGGGTTGGAACCACCCATCCAGGGTCGATGGGTTACATCGactacatttaaatataagtgAGTGacccactatatggacaaaactaTTGGGAcatctcttaattattgaaatcagggtttGGGCACTGAAGGGacatcttaatgcttcagcacgGAGACGCCCGGCTTCCAGCATTGTGGAGACAGTTTGGGGgaaacccttttctattccagcatgacggCGCCCTGGCGCACAAAGtgagctccataaagacacggcTGGAAGGGATTGGTGagaagaacttggccggccgcaAAGAACCCccacctcaaccccatcgaacccCAACGGGATGACCTGGAAGAAGATTGTGAGCTGGGCGTCTCGCCCAACATCAgcccctgacctcacaaacgctctactggatgaacggggaGAAATTCCTTCAGAAACGCCCCAAAATTTTGTGGAAATCCtccccagaagagcggaagccgttatatctgcaaaggggggaaCAATACACCAatgttggtgtaatagtcaggtATCCTAATACTTTTGGCCATACAGTGCTGTGCAAAAGTtctaggcaggtgtgaaaaaaagcTGTaatgtaagaatgctttcaaacacatacttttttataggttatttttattatttcattaaatgcaatatgagtgaacagaagaaatatCTAAATCTGATCAATGTTTGGACAGACCAACCTTTGCCTTCCAAATATCCTCCGTTCTTCCAGGTTCTCTCGCAGACACAACGTAACAAAATATTGTAGAATCCTGTAACAGTATTTTGTAATGGCAAACTGTTGGGAATCTTCCCTTGATTAAGTCAAAAACGTGCTTCTGTCTTAATCTTCCGACGGCATTGGTTACTGCGAAGAAGGTAGAGAGATATTGacagagagaatgaatgagagtgtgggagagattgagtgagagtgagtgagtgaatgaaagtgtgagagcaAGAAAGCAGAACAGTGGTAATCTAATAATTCCAAGTAAAGACACATTTCATACCACGGATTataaaaggtaaatatatataaatgcgaCACTATATTTTTATCACCGAAGATACATTTCTATTGTGTGACTACAAGATGTGGGGTGAGAGGTCAACGCCATGAACATGTTTTGATTTTACATAGAAGTTTCCACACGTGTCCACGGATCAGTTTTGTCTTTATGCCGTACATGAGTGGATTTATCATGGGTGGAACGAGGAGGTACAAATCTGATAGAATAATGTGGATATAGGATGGAATGTGTTTCCCGTAACGGTgagataaaaaggagaaaaaggcaaGCATGTAGAAGCTTAAAAAGACACAGATATGGGGCGTACACGTGTTAAATGCCTTCAGTCGAGCTTCTGTGGATGGGAGTCTGTAGACTGCTTGGAAAATCCTGCCGTATGACAGTGAAATAAACAGCAGATCATTCCCTAACAGGGTGAAAGCAACCAGTAGACCCAACGCGCTGTTCACACGGATGTCCGCATCGGCAAGTTTCACCACAGCCATGTGCTCACAGTAAGAGTGAGAGATAATATTAGTCTTGAACGACTTAAACCGTTTGACCAAAAGAATACACGGAACAAACAAAACTACTGGCCGGACACACAACATAACGATGATCTTCACTATGAGTCTGCTGGTCACGATGGAGGAATATCTGAGAGGTTTGCAGATGGCGACGTACCGGTCAAACGCCATTGCCAGTAGCAGGCCGGATTCAATGCTTGTAAAGGAATGGAGGAAAAACATCTGGACCAGACAAACATCAAAAAGGATGAGTCTGGAACTGGAGAAGAAGATGGACAACATTTTAGGGACTATGCTGACACCCAGCAGGATGTCATTGGATGCTAATAACATGAGAAATATAAACATTGGTCCATGGAGACTGGGAAACATTGGGATGACGAGCACTAATGTCATGTTTCCTATCACTGCGATAACGTAGGCCAAGCAGAAGACAATACCGACCCAACGCTGTGAATCCTCCAGGCCAGGGATCCCGACCAAGATGAAGAAAGTTGGCTGAAAGGAGGTGGCATTGTGGGCAGACgtgttaaattggaagttcatgCAGTCTGGGTCTGGAGGAGCTGCCTCTGAGGAGCTGTAAATCTGTTGGATAAATTCTGAAAGTTGTATAAATAGAAAATTACACGTGATTGTTATTCTTAGACTTGAGCTTTTTATCCACTGTGGATTAACGTACAAGGATCATAATAACATTTTGAGGACAATTAGAGTCTATGCAGCAAAAGTATGCTGTCCATCATTGAGTATACTGCTCTTACTCATTGAGTATACTGGCCTCATAGGCAAATAGGGCTTTTCTTTAGACAGACTTTGCTTTAGACAGTGAGCAAAACgagttaaaaacatataaattaaatatatatatcaacaaatgtgaaaataacAGAAATATGGTTAAAAACACGTTTTAATTACCCCCAAAGGTTCCTCCGATACCACAAATTTACACAAATACCTAAGAACCAACAAACAAAGCTCAATGATTCGTATCTTATCTGCTACTGAAATGATCATTACTGGAAAATGGAAAAATCTAATAATTCtttgga
This sequence is a window from Spea bombifrons isolate aSpeBom1 chromosome 2, aSpeBom1.2.pri, whole genome shotgun sequence. Protein-coding genes within it:
- the LOC128473952 gene encoding olfactory receptor 52N2-like; this encodes MGPSNNSFPRPNVFFLIGVPGLEVAHARLSVPLFFMYLTAILGNMSMMLLIIVERRLHSPMYYFLSTLSITDVVLSTSIALKMLGIFWFDLREIDFVSCLIQMFFVHCFTSLESGVLLAMAFDRYVAICTPLHYTTMLTNTLIIKIVLALLIRGTAIVTPCPLMASWLPYCHTHHIPHSYCDHMSVVKLACTNTTVNNAYGLTVVLLVIAFDVAFITVSYSLILKAVLQLSCRTSRNKAFSTCTSHVCVILVFYSLGLFSFLTHRIGHIAPYIHVILSNLYLLIPPMLNPIVYGVKTKEIRRSAARLLSCTTK
- the LOC128475432 gene encoding olfactory receptor 52A1-like, producing MNFQFNTSAHNATSFQPTFFILVGIPGLEDSQRWVGIVFCLAYVIAVIGNMTLVLVIPMFPSLHGPMFIFLMLLASNDILLGVSIVPKMLSIFFSSSRLILFDVCLVQMFFLHSFTSIESGLLLAMAFDRYVAICKPLRYSSIVTSRLIVKIIVMLCVRPVVLFVPCILLVKRFKSFKTNIISHSYCEHMAVVKLADADIRVNSALGLLVAFTLLGNDLLFISLSYGRIFQAVYRLPSTEARLKAFNTCTPHICVFLSFYMLAFFSFLSHRYGKHIPSYIHIILSDLYLLVPPMINPLMYGIKTKLIRGHVWKLLCKIKTCSWR